Part of the Streptomyces sp. RFCAC02 genome is shown below.
CGCCGGGTCCCCACAGCAGGACGCGCCCGGCGCCGTCGAGGACGATCTCCGCGATGGCGAGCGTGTCGAGGAGGCCGCCGGGCGGCGTGACGGCGTCGTGGACGGTGCCGGGTCCCCGCGGCGCGACGGGGTCCGACGCCGTGCCGGTCTCCTGCTCGGGGTCGCGGGGGCCGTCGCCCGGTGGTCGGTTCATGGCTGCTCTCAGCCCCGCTCCAGCGACTGCTCGGTCCAGATGGTCTTGCCCGCGCCGGTGTACCTGCTGCCCCAGCGGCGGGCGAGCTGGGCGACGAGGAACAGGCCGCGTCCGCCCTCGTCGGTGGGGCGTGCCCGGCGCAGGTGCGGCTGGGTCTCGCTGGGGTCGGAGACCTCGCACACGAGGGTGTCGTTCAGGATGAGCCGCAGGCCGATGGGGCCGCCCGCGTAGCGGATGGCGTTGGTGACCAGTTCGCTGACGATGAGTTCGGTGGGGAAGGCGTTGCCGGTGAGGTCCCAGTCCTTCAGCTGGTCGATGACGGCGTCGCGGGCGCGGCCGACGACCTCGGCGTCGGCGGGGAACTCCCAGTCGGCGGTGGCGCCGGGCGGCAGCGGCTGCACGCGGGCGACGAGGAGGGCCACGTCGTTCGACGGGGCGCGGTCCGGCAGCAGGGCGTCCAGCAGGGATTCCCCGATGTCGGCCGGGGAGCGTTCGCCGGCCGCCTCCTCGGTGACGCGGGCACGCAGCAGGTCGCGGCGGCGCTCCGCGGGTGGTCGCGCCGGCCCGGGGGCGACGAGTTCCCCGCTGTGGAGGACGAGGAGGCTGTCCGGTTCGACGCCGATGCGGACCGACTCGAACGGGACGCCGCCGACGCCGAGGGGCGGTCCCGCCTTGAGGGCGATCTCCTCGGCGGGACGTCCGGGCGCGGCGACGAGGGGGGCGATGCGGCCGGCGGCGGCCAGGACGCACTGGCTGGTGACGGGGTCGTAGACGCAGTACAGGCAGCTCGTGCCGACGGCGCCGCCGGCAGCGGCGCCGCTGCCGTCCGGCCGCCCGCCGTCCTCGCCGGCCGCGGCGGGGGGCGCGGTGTCGGCCAGCCGGGTCGCGAGGTCGTCGAGCCGCGTGAGGAGTTCGTCCGGCGCCAGGTCCATGTCGGCGAGGGTCTGCACGGCGGTCCGCAGCCGTCCCATGGTGGCCGTCGCGCCCAGGCCGTGCCCGGCGACCGTGCCGATGACGAACGCGACGCGCGCCGACGACAGCGGGATGACGTCGTACCAGCTCCCGCCGATGCCCGCCGCCGTCACGGCGGGCAGGTAGCTGCCCGCGCTGTGCGCCCCGGGCAGTTCGATCACGGGCTGGGGCAGCAGGCTGCGCTGGAGGCTCTCCAGGGTGCGGTGCTCGCGGGTGTAGCGGCGGGCGTTGTCGAGGCTGAGGGCGGCGCGGGAGCCGATCTCCTCGATCAGGTCGGCGTCCTGGCGGGTGAAGCGGGGCCGCGCGGGCGACCGCCACAGCGCGAGGACGCCCAGCTGCTGCCCCCGGGCGCGCAGCGGGACGAGGAGCCCGGAGCCGGGTTCACCGGACAGCACGCCCCTGCCGTCGCCGGGGCCGGCCGCCTCGTCCTGCGCCGTCGGCCCGAGCGGGGTGACGCGCAGGTTGTCCCAGTGCGGTTCCAGGACGACGCCGGTGCCGCCCGGCAGATCCGGCAGGGCGTCCACGCGGAACAGCGCCCCGGTCCTGCGCAGGCCGGCCGGCCAGTGGCCGTCCGCCGACACGGCGGCGACGCGGCGCACGGGCGGGCCGAGGAGCGAGGGTCCCGGCTCGTCGCCGGCGAGGACGGCCGCCCCGAGGTCCACGGTGGCGAGGTCGGCGAAGCCGGGGACGAGGACGGCGGCCAGCTCGTGGGCGTTGCGCTGCACGTCGAGGGACGGGCCGATGCGTTCGCTGGCCCGGTGCAGGATCGCCATGCGGCGGCGCGCCTGGTGCTGCTCCGTGATGTCGGTGAACAGGCTGACGATGCCGAGGACGTGCTGGTCGGCGTCCTTCAGCCGGAGGGCCGTGACGGCGAGGACCCGCTCGCGGTCGGGCGCCGACACGAGGCGGGCGGGGTGCTCGGAGTAGATGAGCGGCTCACCGGTGCGCGCCACGTGGTCGAGGCGTTCCTGAAGCGGACCGGCGTCCTCGGGGACGACGAGGGCGCCGAGCGGCTGGGGCAGCGGCAGGGCGCGCAGGGGGCCTGTGGCGTCGGGGTGGCGGCCCGGCGGCAGGTTCATGCGCGTGATGGCCAGGGTCTCGTCGTGGATGGCGATGCCGACCTGGTTCTGCGCGAACAGGGCGCGCAGCAGGGCCTGGTCCTCCTGCCGGCGCCGCGCGGCGGGCCCGGGGGTGAGGACGACGAGGTACCGCGACAGGGCGTCGTCGGGGACGTCCAGGGGGAAGAGGTCGAGCCGCGCCTCCGTCACGGCGCCGCCCGGGTGCCGCAGCGGTACGGCCCGGTGGACGCTGCCGTCGGCGCGGGTCATGCCGGCCCAGGAGTCCGGGTCGGCCAGCAGCCCGGGCATCGTGGCGTGCGCGAGGTCGTCGAACGTGCGGCCGGTCAGCTCGACGGCCAGCGCGCCGGTGCCGCCTGCGCGGGCGCGGACCGTGCCGTCGGCGGCGACGATCAGGAGGAGGGACGCCCCGCCGGGCAGGGCGCCGGCGGGGGCTGCGGGACGGCGCTCACGTTCCTCCCTCGGCCTTCGTCCGGCGGTGGGCCTCCCCCGGGTCCCACTGTGGTCCCGGGCGCGCCGCCCGGCGAGCCGGGGGCGTCCGTCCGGGGGCGGCGCGGGATGCGGGCGCGGTGCGGCGGAGGTCCAATGGAGGGGCGGGTACCGGCAGGCACGGGGGTGGCGGACGGGAGGAGGCCCACGATGACCGCACCGCGACGGCTCCTGCGCGCGCTGCCCCCGGACCACCGGGACCGGCTGATGGCGCTGGCCCGCGAGGTCACCTTCGACCAGGGCGACCGCCTCTTCGAGGAGCGGGGGCGGGCCGACCGGTTCTGGATCATCCGGTCGGGCACGGTCCGGCTCGACCTGCGCCTCGGCGGGCGGCGGCCGGTGGCGGTGTCGTCGCTCGACACCGGCGACATGCTGGGCTGGTCCTGGCTGTTCCCGCCGCACGAGTGGGACTTCGGCGCGGAGGCGCTGAGTCCGGTGCGGGCGTACGAGTTCGGCGGGGCCGCCGTCCAGGAGCTGTGCGACGAGGACCCGGCGTTCGGCTACACCCTGCTGCGCGTGGTCGCGGAGATCCTGGCGTCCCGGGTGCGGACGGAACGCACGCGGCTGCTCGACCTGTTCGCGCCGCACGCGGGCGGCGGGCCGCGGCCCGCCCCCTGAGCCGCCGCGCCTCACGCCCCCCGGTCGGAGGGCGCGCGGGTGCCGCCGGGCCGCCCGCCGAGCCGGCCGCGCACGGCCGTCTGCACGTCCGCCTGCTCGGCGGGATCGGCGGCGAGGCGGCGCAGGCGCTCCACGACACGGGCGTCCACGGTGGTGGCGTGCCGCGCGCCGGTCGCGCGGGTGTCCTCCTCGCAGTCCCAGAGGCACTCGACGGCGAACCCGGCGGCGAACGACGGGTCCGTCACGGCGAGCGCGCCGGCCGCCTCCCCGCGCAGCCGTGAGGAGGCCGTCTCCCGGTACACACGGCGCAGGACGGGCACGGCGCCCCGGATCCCGAGCCGGCCCGCGCCCTCGATCAGGGGCCGCAGCTCCTCGGCCTGCGCTCCGTGCCGCCGCAGGGCGCGGCGCAGGGCGTCCAGCACGGCGGGCGCGTCGCCCGGGTCGCCGCGGCGGGCCAGGACGGTGGCGGCCGTGGTGCCGAGCGCGTCGTCGCGGCGCGCCCACCGCCTGGCGTGGGCCAGCGCGTCGGGGCCGCACATGCGGGTGAAGGCGGTCAGCGCGGCGCGTGCGACGTCCGCGTCGGGCGCGGTGGCGGCCGCCTCGATGAGGGGGCAGACGTCCGGGTCGTCGCGCTCGGCGAGGTGGCGGAGCGCGGCGGCGCGGGCGGCGGGGGCGCCGTCCGCCGCCGCGGCCAGCAGCTCCGGGCGGTCGCCCGGACCCGCGACCGCGCCGAGGCAGCGGGCGGCGGGGGCCTCGCGCCACTGGCGCGGCACGCTGTCCCAGCCGTCCTGCGCCCAGGCGAGGACGGCGCCGACGCTCCATCCGGGGCGCGGCCCCGGCGGGCGGAGCTGCCGCTGCCAGCGGTCGAAGGACCCGGCCTCCAGGGCGCGGGCGAGGCGGGCGCGCTGGGCCGGCCGGGCCGGGTCCCGCGCCCACAGGTGCCAGGGGCGGGGCTCGAACGCGTCGCGGACGGCGGCGGCGAGCGCCGCGTCCCCCTCCTCACCGGCCGGGAAGCGGGCCAGGACGGCCGGGCCGATCGCGGCGAGGCCCGCGTCGTCGTCGTGGACGGCGAGTTCGTCGAGCGCCCACCGCCAGTTCGCGCCGTGGACGGCGTACTGGCGCAGGAGGGCGAGGGCGCTGGTGTTGAGGCGCGCGGCGGTGGACCCGGAGCTGTGGGTGAGGCCGGTGAGGTGGCCGAGGACGGACAGGGCGAGGCCGGTGCGTTCCTCGTCGGGCAGGAGCAGGTCGTCCGGGTCGGCGAGGTGGGCGGCGATGGCGTCGAGGCCGGCGTCCAGCTCGGCGTAGAGACGGGCGTAGTAGAGCGAGCGGTGTTCGAGCTGCCAGTCGTGGCGGGGGTCGTGCAGCACGCAGTGGTCGACGGCGGCCACCGCCTCCGCCCGGGGGGCGGCCAGCGCGTGCAGCCAGCCGTCGCCGCGCCCTCGCTGGAGGAGCCCGAGAAGGCTTCCGCCGGGCGCTATGTCGGTTTCGGTGGGACTGGCGAACATATGAGTCAGCATCCGGTGCGGTTGTGCCGGTGGCAACGGGATTTCCGTCCTGGCGGCTCCCAACCGGTGCGGAGCCCGGCTCCACCATGCCATCCCGGCCGCCCGGCGCCCAAGGAACGGGCCGCGGCGCGAGCGGCTGATTATGGCGTGGCGCGGGTAGGTCTGTGTCAGAGTCGGACCCGTCCGGCGCCCGGTGCACCGGCCGCGGACGGCGGGAGCGCGCACGGGCAGGGCCACGCGGGGTTGCCGCGGCGGGTGGGAGGCGGAGATGGAACGGCTCGATGCAACGGGCGGCGGTCTGGAGCGCCAGGGCGCCGAGCCGGAGGCCGAGGCGGGCCGCGCCGAGTGGAACCTGCTGACCGACGCGGTCCAGTGGTCGCCCGGCCTGTTCACCCTCTTCGGCCGGACGCCCGGCGAGGGTCCCCTGACGCTCGACGAGTTGCCGTCGTGGCTGCCCGCCGAGGACCAGCCGACGCTGACGGCGGCCGTCACACAGTGCCTGGTGGACGGGCGGCCGATGGACTGCGTCTTCCGCGTGCACCGGTCGGACGGCTCGTTCCGCACGGTGCGGATGGCGGGCGAACCGGTGCTGGACGAGGGCGGCGACACGGTGGCCCTGTGGGCGCTCATCGGGCACGCGGCCGGTGACGCCGGCGCGGCGGAGGCGGGCGAGCGGATCGATCTCGCGGTGGACGACGCCGCGTTGACGGCGTGGCCGGGAGGTGCGTCGGCCGGCGGGCGCGCGGCCCGCGGCCCGGGGACGCTCGAGCTGGCCGCGCGCCGCCTGCCGGCCGACGGTGCACCCGGCCTGGCGCCCGGCCCCGGCGGCAAGTGGCTCGACGCGCTCGACCTGCCGGACGGCGGCCTGCTGCTGACCGTGGGCGACCTGTCCGGCCGCGGCGCGACGGCGGAGGCCGACATGGCGACGGCGCTCGGCGGCATCCGGGGCATCGCGCTGACCGGCGCGGGCCCGGCCGCCCTGCTCGGCCACCTGAACCACCTGCTCGACGGGGGCGCGCGGCCGGTTCTGGCGAGCGCCCTGTGCTGCCGCTACGAGCCGGGCGCGCGGCTGCTCACGTGGGCGCAGGCGGGCCACCCCGCGCCGCTGCTGTACCGGTCGGGGCGCGGCAGGGCACTGCCGCGGCCGCGGGGCACGCTGCTGGGCGCGATGCCGGACACCACGTACGCCGAACGTGTGGACGACCTGGAGCCCGGTGACGTACTGGTCCTCCATACGGACGGTCTGTTTTCGGACATCGCCGGGGACGTGGCGGACGGCGCCCTCGACAGCGGTCCCGGGCACCGGGCGGACCCGCGGCTGCTCGGCCTCGCGGCGCGGCTGACCGAGGCGACGACCGCCGCGGAGGCCCTGGACGTGATCACCGAGGCACGGAACGCGGCCGGTGACGGGGCCGAGGAGGCATGCGTCCTGGTGGCACGCGTCCGGCGGTAGCCGGATCCCGCACCGGCCGGCCGGCATGTCGCGCCCGCTCCGGGCGGGCGGCGCCGGTCCGGCTGGGACGACCACCCCGCCGTGCGGCGCGCATCGCGCGAAGACGACGGGCATGAGCCGCGATCCGGTGCCCTTCGACGCACCACGTCCGACGCCGCAGGCAGCGCGGACGTGACCCGCGCGATCGGCCGGACGCCAAGGACACCGCCGACAGAACGAGCCGCCACGCCGGCGGGCGCCGGACCGCCTGCGTGGAGCCGGCACGGCCACCCCGCACCCCGAAACCCCCGGCCCCGCGTCGCACCCGGACACGGGAAGCACGGCCGGCGGCACGAACCGGCGCGTGCCCCGTGCCCGGCCGGAGCGCGGGCGGGCTCCCCGGCGGGTGCTGCGGGCGAGCCGCCCGGCCGGGGAACCCGTGTCGTCACACGAGGCGGCCGTCCGCCGACGCGAGGCCAGCGCGCAGGCGTTCCGGGAAGTGCTCCGCCATCTCCTCCCGCAGCGCGGCGATCCCCTCGTGACCGCCGTAGCGGCCCGTCAGGCGGTACATCTCCCGCAGCCGGTCCCATGTGCGGTGCGACGAGTTCTCGCCCATCCCGGCCAGGGCCAGGCGGGCCGTCCGGTCGGCCTCCTCCGGGTTGTCCCCCAGCAGGCACGCGGACGCCAGGGAGATCTGGTCGAAGAGCCGGGAGCGGGCCTTGCCGCCGTCCCGCAGGGCCAGCGCCCGCCGGGCGTACCGCTCCGCGACGGGCGCGGCGGACGGGTCGTGCTCGGCGAGGGTCCGGTACGCGAGGGCCTCCATGCCGTACAGGTCCGCCTCGTCGAACATCTGCATCCAGCTCGGCGGCGGCACGTTCCCGTCGTGGGAGACGAACAGTTCCTCGGCCTCGCCGAGGGTGCGGCGCATCTCCCGGCCCCGGCCCATCGAGGCGTGCGCCCACGCCTCGATGGTGGCGAGCATGGCGCGGGTGCGGGGCAGCGCCTCGTCGCCCATCCCGGCCCTGGCCAGCTCCATCAGGTCGAGTGCCTCGTCGGGCCGGCCGAGGTGCACCTTCTGCCGGGCCGCGCGGGACATGGCCTCGCCGGCGCGCGGCCGGTCGCCGCCCTCGCGGGCCGCGTGCGCGGCGATGACGAAGTACTTCTGCGCGGTGGGTTCGAGGCCGACGTCGTGCGACATCCAGCCGGCGAGGACGGCCAGGTTGGCCGCGACGCCCCACAGTCTGCGCTGGAGCGCGGGCGGGTTGCGGTAGGCGAGCATGCCGCCCACCTCGTTCAGCTGGCCGACGACCGCCTTGCGCTGCAGCCCGCCGCCGCGCGCGGCGTCCCACGCGCGGAAGATCTCGACGGACTGTTCCAGCGCCTCGACCTCCTCCACGCCGGCGGGCGCCGCCTCGTAACGGTCGAAGCCGGCGCCGTCGTCGAAGCGGTCCGCCGCGGGCGAGCCGCCCGGGACGGCCCGCAGCCAGTCGTACATGGCGTCGCTGAGTGCGGATCCCGCGGCGAGCGCTGCGCCCGCGCCCACCATGCCGCGTCGGTTGAGCATGAGGTCCATTCCCGTGAATTCGGTGAGGACCGCGGCCGTCCGCCTCGCTGGCCAGGGCACCCCGCGCAGGGACAGCTCGTCCCCCGCGCGTCCTGGCCGGCGTAACCCGAGGTCCTCGATGGTCACGACACGGCCGAGCCGTTCCGTGAACAGCGTCGCCAGCAGCTCCGGCACCGGATCGCGGGGGATCTCCCCCATGTCGATCCAGCGGCGCACCCGCGAGGTGTCCGTGGCCAGTTGGGGGCAGCCCGAGGCCGCCGCCCGCCGGTTCACGAGCCTGGCGAGCTCACCCTTGGACCAGCCGGCGAGCCGGAAGAGGTCCGCGAGACGGGTGTTGGTTCTGCTGCTCACGTCAAGCCCCCAGGATCTCGGCTGAGTTGACAGTAACCAACGCGCAACGCACCGAAGCTGATTCGCCATGCTTCGCCAGGGTCCGCCACATGGTGTGCCACCCGTCGGACAGGGTGATGTAGACACCGCGTCACTCCGGTCGGTGGCGGCGCGGCACATCCCCCAGGGTGCCCGTACCGCCGGCCGGGGAACGCGTGAACCCGTCGCACCCGAAGGGACGATGCCCCCTCATGTATCCGTCACCCCCTCCCGTCGCCACCCGGCCCCGGCCGCGTCCCCGCGTCCCGTCGGTCGGCCGGACCGCCGCGGGACTCGACGACCGCGCCCACGGACCGCGCCGGGCGGCGCCGGCCGGCGGACGGCTGGACTTCTCGGGAGCCCGGGGGGAGCGGCTCCGCGCGGCGCTGGCCGCCGTATCCGAGATCTGCCCCGACTTCTCCGCGGCCCGGGTCCTGGCCGACGACGGGACGATGCTGGTGCTGGCCGGCATGACCGGGCGGCGCGCGGTCGTCGCGAAGTGCCTCGCCGGGCCGAACGGCGCGCGGGCCGAGCGGTTCCGCCTGGAGATAGGGGCGTACCGGACGTTCGTCCGGCTGCGGCCCCCCGTGCGGGTCCCCCGCCTGATCGCCGACGATCCGCACCGCTGCACGCTGGTGACGGAGTTCGTGCCCGGCCGGACGGCCGTGCCGCGCCGCCACCCGTCGGCGCCGCCCGCGACCACCGACCAGCGCGCCACGCTGCAGGCGCTCGGCCGGGTCAATTCCTGGCAGCCGCCGGAGGGCGCGTTCCCCGACGCCGTGAACTATCCGGCGCAGCTCGCCCGTTACAACGCGCTCGGGCTGCTTGCCGACCGGGACATGAGCGACCTGCACACGCTGCTGTGCGGCCTGGCACGGCGCGGCAGGCAGGAGCTGCCGCGGGAGTTCTGCCACGGCGCGGCACGCCTGGAGAACGTCGTGCTGTCGCCGGCCGGGCCGGTGCTGCTGGGCTGGGAGTCCGCCGGCTGGTACCTGCCGGGCTACGACCTGGCGACGCTGTGGACGGACCTGGGCGACGTGCCGGTGACGCGGCGCCGCATCAGCCAGCTCGCGCACGCGTCGGGACCCGGGGGCAGGGACGCGTTCCTCGTGAACCTGACGCTGGTGCTGACGCGCGAGATCCGCCGCTGCGAGGAGAACGTCCAGCGCGCCATGCGCAACACCGTGACCGCGCCCACGGGCGGTCTCTCGTACGGCGAGGAGCAGCGGCTGCGGCTGCGGCGGCTGCACGACGACTGGGCGCTCGCGCGCCGCGCGGTGCGCGCCGCCGTCGGCACCCGCTGACCCCGTCCGCGGCCGCCGCCGCGCGGCCGCGGGAGGTCGCTCAGCGCTGGAACATCTCCGCGGGCAGCGGCTTCAGGAGCTGGTAGAGGTCGTCGGTGATGGGCCGGTCCCAGCTCGCGATGGTGACGAGCACGCCGTCGCTGCGGTCGAACTGCACGCAGGAGATCCGCGTCTCGGAGCACTGGATGCGGCGGACGATCAGCAGGTTGTCCTCATGCATGACGGGTACCTCCTCGGTGCCCGTCACCTCGACGTCCTCGTCCATCTCCAGCGCGGCGAGCAACTGGTGGACCTCGAACGGCGGCTCGCCGTCCTCCGTCTCGCGGGCGGGCGAGCCCTCCGGCAGGTTCCCGATCACCATGGCCGGTCCGCGCCCGCCGAACAGGTCGTAGCGCAGCACGACGCCCTGGCAGCTCCCGTCGGGCGCCGGGAGCAGGCCGGCGCCGAGCACGCCGGGCCAGTCCCCGGGGTCCATGGCGAGCACGTCGAAGTCGGGGCCTGCGGGCGAAGCGGCGTTGCGGCGGCGGAGAAAGGACATGCCGCAATGGTACGTCGGGGGGCGTCAGCGCCCCGGGGTGCGACGGTCGCCGGGGATCACGGACGAGCGGTGCAGCGCGGCGGCCTCGGCGTCCCTGCCGAGCCGCAGGAGGCAGTCGGCCTCCTCGCTGCGGCTCGCGACCGAGTCCGGGTGGCCGTGGCCGAGGACCCGCTCCCGTGCGCGGCGTACCTCCCGGTGGTCGGCGAGCGCCTCCTCCCAGCGGCCGAGCCAGCTCTGCGCCAGCGCCACCTCGCGGTGGCTGACCAGGGTGTCGGGGTGTTCCGGGCCGAGCGTGCCGGCGCGCAGCGCCCGGACCTGGCGGGCCTCGGCGAGCGCCTCCTCCCAGCGGCCGAGGCGGCCGAGGCTGATGCCGACGCCGTGGCGGGCGCGCAGGGTCTGGAAGTGCGCCGGGTCGGTGACGCGCGCCCACGCCGCGGCGAGGTGCTGGTAGAGCCGCAGCGCCTCGCCGGGGCGGCCGAGCCTGCCGAGGCAGACGGCCGCCTCGTAGCGGGTCTCCAGGACGGCGGGGTCGTCGGGGCCGAGGACGCGGGCGCGGACGTCGGCGACGTAGCCGTGGCCGGCGAGCGCCTCCTCCCAGCGGCCGAGGCGGCCGAGGGCGTAGGAGACGAAGTACTGGCTCTCCAGGGTGGCGGGGTGGTCGCGGCCGAGGGTGCGCTCCCGCTCGGCGGCCACGAGGCGGTGCACGTCGTACGCCTCGCTCCAGCGGCCGAGGCGGCCGAGGCCGAGGGCGGCGCGGTGGCGGCTGTCGAGGACGGCGAGGTACTCCGGCGCGGGGCTGCGCCGGCCGGCCGGTGTCTGGACGAGGGTCGCGACGGCGCCGGTCCACTGGCCGGTGAGGCCGCCGGTGCGGTCGGCCGGCGGGAGCCGGGTGGACCAGGCGCCGGAGGCACGCCAGCCGGGCCGCATGCCGTGGGTCCAGGCGGGCATGCGCGCGGTGGCGCGGTGCTGCCGGGGGAAGGGCGCCCCGGTGGCCGGGTGCACCAGGGCGTGCAGGGTGCGCGCGGGCTCGGCCACGTCGTCGGGCCGGTCGTCGGGGTCCTTCGCGAGGAG
Proteins encoded:
- a CDS encoding serine/threonine-protein kinase, with translation MAEGMLIHGRYHLLELIGRGGMGEVWRARDESLDRRVAVKCLKPMGGRQDETFLRTLRERFRREARVAAALQHRGVTVVHDFGEYEGVLYLVMELLEGNNLSELLAARGGAPMPVADIADIAEQVAAALAYTHGRGIVHRDLKPANIMRLTDGTVKICDFGIARLADSIGLTSKLTSAGMAMGTPHYMSPEQIAGTDVDHRSDIYSLGCVLYELATGSPPFDLGDPWSILIGHRDTEPEPPSVRRPDLPRELDDFVLALLAKDPDDRPDDVAEPARTLHALVHPATGAPFPRQHRATARMPAWTHGMRPGWRASGAWSTRLPPADRTGGLTGQWTGAVATLVQTPAGRRSPAPEYLAVLDSRHRAALGLGRLGRWSEAYDVHRLVAAERERTLGRDHPATLESQYFVSYALGRLGRWEEALAGHGYVADVRARVLGPDDPAVLETRYEAAVCLGRLGRPGEALRLYQHLAAAWARVTDPAHFQTLRARHGVGISLGRLGRWEEALAEARQVRALRAGTLGPEHPDTLVSHREVALAQSWLGRWEEALADHREVRRARERVLGHGHPDSVASRSEEADCLLRLGRDAEAAALHRSSVIPGDRRTPGR
- a CDS encoding HEAT repeat domain-containing protein, encoding MFASPTETDIAPGGSLLGLLQRGRGDGWLHALAAPRAEAVAAVDHCVLHDPRHDWQLEHRSLYYARLYAELDAGLDAIAAHLADPDDLLLPDEERTGLALSVLGHLTGLTHSSGSTAARLNTSALALLRQYAVHGANWRWALDELAVHDDDAGLAAIGPAVLARFPAGEEGDAALAAAVRDAFEPRPWHLWARDPARPAQRARLARALEAGSFDRWQRQLRPPGPRPGWSVGAVLAWAQDGWDSVPRQWREAPAARCLGAVAGPGDRPELLAAAADGAPAARAAALRHLAERDDPDVCPLIEAAATAPDADVARAALTAFTRMCGPDALAHARRWARRDDALGTTAATVLARRGDPGDAPAVLDALRRALRRHGAQAEELRPLIEGAGRLGIRGAVPVLRRVYRETASSRLRGEAAGALAVTDPSFAAGFAVECLWDCEEDTRATGARHATTVDARVVERLRRLAADPAEQADVQTAVRGRLGGRPGGTRAPSDRGA
- a CDS encoding aminoglycoside phosphotransferase family protein, whose translation is MYPSPPPVATRPRPRPRVPSVGRTAAGLDDRAHGPRRAAPAGGRLDFSGARGERLRAALAAVSEICPDFSAARVLADDGTMLVLAGMTGRRAVVAKCLAGPNGARAERFRLEIGAYRTFVRLRPPVRVPRLIADDPHRCTLVTEFVPGRTAVPRRHPSAPPATTDQRATLQALGRVNSWQPPEGAFPDAVNYPAQLARYNALGLLADRDMSDLHTLLCGLARRGRQELPREFCHGAARLENVVLSPAGPVLLGWESAGWYLPGYDLATLWTDLGDVPVTRRRISQLAHASGPGGRDAFLVNLTLVLTREIRRCEENVQRAMRNTVTAPTGGLSYGEEQRLRLRRLHDDWALARRAVRAAVGTR
- a CDS encoding cyclic nucleotide-binding domain-containing protein, which gives rise to MTAPRRLLRALPPDHRDRLMALAREVTFDQGDRLFEERGRADRFWIIRSGTVRLDLRLGGRRPVAVSSLDTGDMLGWSWLFPPHEWDFGAEALSPVRAYEFGGAAVQELCDEDPAFGYTLLRVVAEILASRVRTERTRLLDLFAPHAGGGPRPAP
- a CDS encoding SpoIIE family protein phosphatase, whose amino-acid sequence is MPGLLADPDSWAGMTRADGSVHRAVPLRHPGGAVTEARLDLFPLDVPDDALSRYLVVLTPGPAARRRQEDQALLRALFAQNQVGIAIHDETLAITRMNLPPGRHPDATGPLRALPLPQPLGALVVPEDAGPLQERLDHVARTGEPLIYSEHPARLVSAPDRERVLAVTALRLKDADQHVLGIVSLFTDITEQHQARRRMAILHRASERIGPSLDVQRNAHELAAVLVPGFADLATVDLGAAVLAGDEPGPSLLGPPVRRVAAVSADGHWPAGLRRTGALFRVDALPDLPGGTGVVLEPHWDNLRVTPLGPTAQDEAAGPGDGRGVLSGEPGSGLLVPLRARGQQLGVLALWRSPARPRFTRQDADLIEEIGSRAALSLDNARRYTREHRTLESLQRSLLPQPVIELPGAHSAGSYLPAVTAAGIGGSWYDVIPLSSARVAFVIGTVAGHGLGATATMGRLRTAVQTLADMDLAPDELLTRLDDLATRLADTAPPAAAGEDGGRPDGSGAAAGGAVGTSCLYCVYDPVTSQCVLAAAGRIAPLVAAPGRPAEEIALKAGPPLGVGGVPFESVRIGVEPDSLLVLHSGELVAPGPARPPAERRRDLLRARVTEEAAGERSPADIGESLLDALLPDRAPSNDVALLVARVQPLPPGATADWEFPADAEVVGRARDAVIDQLKDWDLTGNAFPTELIVSELVTNAIRYAGGPIGLRLILNDTLVCEVSDPSETQPHLRRARPTDEGGRGLFLVAQLARRWGSRYTGAGKTIWTEQSLERG
- a CDS encoding SpoIIE family protein phosphatase, encoding MERLDATGGGLERQGAEPEAEAGRAEWNLLTDAVQWSPGLFTLFGRTPGEGPLTLDELPSWLPAEDQPTLTAAVTQCLVDGRPMDCVFRVHRSDGSFRTVRMAGEPVLDEGGDTVALWALIGHAAGDAGAAEAGERIDLAVDDAALTAWPGGASAGGRAARGPGTLELAARRLPADGAPGLAPGPGGKWLDALDLPDGGLLLTVGDLSGRGATAEADMATALGGIRGIALTGAGPAALLGHLNHLLDGGARPVLASALCCRYEPGARLLTWAQAGHPAPLLYRSGRGRALPRPRGTLLGAMPDTTYAERVDDLEPGDVLVLHTDGLFSDIAGDVADGALDSGPGHRADPRLLGLAARLTEATTAAEALDVITEARNAAGDGAEEACVLVARVRR